Proteins from one Chroococcidiopsis sp. CCMEE 29 genomic window:
- a CDS encoding UDP-glucose/GDP-mannose dehydrogenase family protein produces the protein MRVCVIGTGYVGLVTGACLAHIGHQVICVDNNEEKVKLMKAGQSPIFEPGLSEIMQSAIQSGKIEFTTDLGAGVAHGEILFIAVGTPPLPTGESDTRYVEAVARGIGAHLDGGYKVIVNKSTVPIGSGDWVRMIVLDGVVDRQKVLVGAGGGRSDETLERLPEFDVVSNPEFLREGSAVFDTFNPDRIVLGGNHPKAISMMQELYAPIVERQFAADSSLPPVPVVVTDINSAEMIKYAANAFLATKISFINEVANICDRVGADVTQVAKGIGLDSRIGNRFLQAGVGWGGSCFPKDVSALIHTADDYGYEAHLLKAAVNVNQRQRLIAVEKLQQVLKILKGKTVGLLGLTFKPDTDDMRDAPALNLIEHLNRLGTKVKAYDPIVSQTGMRHGLSGVLVETDPERLSDGCDALVLMTDWQQFRTLDYRKMANLMNNPVMIDGRNFLDREELQRAGFYYVGVGR, from the coding sequence ATGCGTGTTTGCGTAATTGGTACCGGATACGTTGGCTTAGTGACTGGAGCTTGCTTAGCCCACATCGGGCATCAAGTGATATGCGTAGATAATAATGAAGAAAAAGTAAAGTTAATGAAGGCTGGGCAGTCACCGATTTTCGAGCCGGGACTCTCAGAAATTATGCAATCTGCGATTCAGTCGGGAAAAATTGAGTTTACTACCGACTTAGGCGCAGGAGTTGCCCACGGGGAAATTTTATTTATTGCGGTGGGGACACCTCCTTTACCTACGGGTGAAAGTGATACGCGCTATGTAGAAGCCGTCGCCCGTGGAATTGGCGCACATTTGGACGGTGGCTATAAAGTCATCGTGAATAAATCAACGGTGCCAATTGGTTCTGGTGACTGGGTAAGGATGATTGTTCTTGATGGCGTTGTAGACCGTCAGAAAGTATTAGTCGGAGCGGGTGGCGGTAGAAGTGATGAGACTTTGGAAAGGTTACCTGAGTTTGATGTAGTCAGCAATCCAGAGTTCTTGCGGGAAGGTTCAGCGGTGTTCGACACCTTTAACCCAGATCGAATTGTCCTGGGAGGCAACCACCCTAAGGCGATCTCTATGATGCAGGAACTGTATGCTCCAATCGTAGAGCGCCAGTTTGCTGCTGACTCATCTTTACCACCAGTGCCTGTAGTTGTGACTGACATCAACTCAGCGGAGATGATCAAATACGCCGCCAATGCATTCTTGGCAACCAAGATCAGCTTTATCAATGAAGTTGCTAATATATGCGATCGCGTTGGTGCAGATGTTACCCAAGTCGCCAAAGGCATTGGTCTAGACTCCCGCATTGGTAACAGGTTCTTGCAAGCTGGCGTTGGCTGGGGTGGTTCCTGCTTCCCCAAAGATGTCTCCGCGCTGATTCACACCGCTGATGACTATGGCTACGAAGCCCATCTGCTCAAAGCTGCTGTAAATGTTAACCAGCGCCAGCGCCTAATTGCCGTAGAAAAACTTCAGCAAGTACTAAAAATCCTCAAAGGTAAAACTGTAGGACTGCTGGGTCTCACCTTCAAACCCGATACAGACGATATGCGTGATGCTCCAGCCCTCAATCTGATTGAGCATCTCAATCGGCTGGGAACCAAGGTTAAAGCCTACGACCCGATTGTTTCCCAAACTGGGATGCGTCATGGTCTTTCGGGTGTGTTAGTGGAAACCGATCCAGAACGCCTATCCGATGGCTGTGATGCCTTGGTACTGATGACAGACTGGCAGCAGTTCCGCACTCTAGACTATCGGAAGATGGCCAATTTAATGAACAACCCTGTGAT
- a CDS encoding cation:proton antiporter — protein sequence MLLIPQILAVESQAQVLKEPIVPFLILLGVILVIPILFERIRLPGLVGLLAAGVILGPNGLNFLQKELPTMRLLSDIGLVYLMFVAGLEVDMEQFRRTKNRSIGFGSFTFLVPLIMGTLVGRMFGFDWNPAILIGSLFASHTLLAYPIVSRLGVVNNEAVTVTIGATIFTDIGALLVLAICVAINAGDFTPLRLATLLGSLIVYSAVVLFGFDWAGREFFRRSGDEQGNQFLFVLLAVFLAAVGAQLIGVEKIVGAFLAGLAVNDAVGEGPVKEKVVFVGSVLFIPIFFVNLGLLINIPAFIASISNIWLTLTIVTGLILSKFIAAFLAKLVYRYNWNETLTMWSLSVPQVGATLAATLVGYEAGLLNEGVLNSVIVLMLVTATLGPVVTSRVAVTLAPSATSIEPETTPPYWETEPADGQFAVVVPVYNPKTEQYLIEMAALLARQAGGRIVPLAIAKATAHMDAPQLEAAFQRGELLLDNATLLSRELGVEAEPLLRIDDEVAQGISRASREANASLIVMGWGKRTGLRARLFGNVIDSVLWASHCPVAVTRLLESPTKIQRILVPVENLTPQALGHVRFTQLLAAANQAQVTLLHVYDRRSSASRISWMRSQLSLLVDKLALPTQMEIQVTRHDNVSQAILEAAKDYDLVVLRSLRQRTSAGGLTLGDLTTQLVQQLTCSIVMLGEPQQTKPAFPEQPRRGEKATLA from the coding sequence ATGCTACTCATCCCACAAATTCTTGCAGTAGAATCACAAGCACAAGTTCTCAAGGAACCAATTGTTCCCTTTTTGATTCTGCTTGGAGTCATCTTGGTCATACCCATCCTATTTGAGCGGATACGACTACCAGGATTAGTGGGACTGCTGGCAGCAGGTGTGATCCTGGGTCCCAATGGCTTAAATTTCCTCCAGAAGGAATTACCAACCATGCGGTTGCTATCAGACATTGGGTTAGTCTACCTGATGTTCGTAGCGGGACTTGAAGTAGACATGGAACAGTTCCGCCGAACGAAAAATCGCTCTATTGGGTTTGGTAGCTTCACCTTCTTAGTTCCCTTGATTATGGGAACATTGGTAGGGCGGATGTTTGGCTTTGACTGGAACCCTGCCATCTTGATTGGTTCCCTGTTCGCTTCCCATACGCTGTTAGCCTATCCGATTGTCAGTCGCTTGGGAGTGGTTAACAACGAAGCGGTGACTGTCACCATTGGAGCCACAATTTTCACAGACATTGGTGCACTCCTGGTACTAGCGATTTGTGTGGCGATTAATGCGGGTGACTTCACACCCTTGAGACTAGCGACTTTGCTAGGTTCTTTGATTGTCTACTCAGCTGTTGTTCTATTTGGCTTTGATTGGGCAGGTAGAGAATTTTTCCGTCGTTCTGGAGATGAGCAGGGAAATCAATTTTTATTTGTCCTCCTGGCGGTTTTTCTGGCAGCAGTGGGTGCTCAACTGATTGGAGTAGAAAAAATTGTCGGAGCCTTTTTGGCAGGGCTGGCGGTGAATGATGCCGTGGGCGAAGGACCAGTCAAGGAAAAGGTAGTGTTTGTTGGGAGCGTGCTGTTCATTCCCATCTTTTTTGTCAACCTCGGCTTGCTGATTAATATTCCGGCGTTTATTGCGAGTATTAGCAATATCTGGTTGACTTTGACAATTGTGACTGGTTTGATTCTCAGCAAATTTATTGCGGCTTTCCTAGCCAAACTGGTTTACCGCTATAACTGGAACGAGACGCTGACGATGTGGTCATTATCAGTGCCACAGGTAGGGGCAACGTTGGCAGCAACGCTGGTTGGCTATGAAGCTGGGTTGCTGAATGAAGGGGTATTAAATAGCGTCATTGTCTTAATGCTGGTAACGGCAACGCTGGGACCAGTGGTTACCAGCCGGGTGGCGGTGACGTTAGCTCCCTCGGCAACTAGCATTGAGCCAGAGACAACACCGCCTTACTGGGAAACTGAGCCAGCAGACGGTCAATTTGCAGTAGTAGTGCCAGTCTATAACCCAAAGACAGAGCAGTATTTGATTGAGATGGCGGCATTACTGGCACGTCAAGCAGGTGGGCGGATCGTACCGTTAGCGATCGCCAAAGCTACTGCACACATGGATGCCCCTCAGTTGGAAGCCGCTTTCCAACGCGGTGAGTTGCTACTAGACAATGCAACGCTCCTCAGTCGAGAACTAGGGGTGGAAGCTGAACCGTTGCTACGAATTGATGATGAGGTAGCTCAAGGTATTAGCCGTGCCAGTCGAGAGGCAAATGCTAGTTTGATTGTGATGGGCTGGGGTAAACGTACTGGCTTGCGGGCTCGCTTATTCGGTAACGTGATCGATAGTGTCTTATGGGCATCTCACTGTCCAGTCGCGGTGACGCGCTTACTGGAGTCGCCGACAAAAATTCAGCGCATCCTGGTGCCGGTAGAAAACTTAACGCCACAAGCGTTGGGTCATGTGCGATTTACCCAACTATTGGCGGCGGCAAATCAAGCGCAAGTAACGCTGTTACATGTGTACGATCGTCGATCTAGTGCGAGTAGAATATCTTGGATGCGATCGCAACTCTCTTTACTAGTTGATAAGTTGGCTTTGCCTACTCAAATGGAGATTCAAGTAACGCGACACGACAACGTATCTCAAGCAATTCTTGAGGCAGCCAAAGACTACGATCTAGTCGTATTACGCTCTTTACGGCAACGTACTAGTGCAGGCGGTTTAACCCTTGGTGATTTGACAACCCAACTGGTTCAGCAACTCACCTGCTCGATTGTGATGTTAGGAGAACCACAACAAACCAAACCGGCATTTCCAGAGCAGCCGCGTCGAGGTGAAAAAGCTACTTTAGCATAA
- a CDS encoding acyl-CoA desaturase encodes MTIATSTKPRLKWYNILFFVVLHIGAMFALLPSNFSWAAVGVALFLYWVTGGLGITLGFHRLVTHRSFQTPKWLEYFLAFCGTLACQGGPFEWVGNHRIHHLHSDQDADPHDSNKGFWWSHMGWMLHDSPAASEVPRFTKDIADDPVYQFLQNNYILIQVALGVVLLLLGGWPFVVWGIFARVVWVYHCTWLVNSATHKFGYRSHESGDNSTNCWWVALLVFGEGWHNNHHAYQYSARHGLQWWEIDLTWMTIQLLQALGLATNVKLVEKS; translated from the coding sequence ATGACAATTGCCACCTCAACCAAACCCCGCTTAAAGTGGTATAACATCCTATTCTTCGTTGTTTTGCACATCGGAGCTATGTTTGCCCTGCTTCCCAGTAACTTTAGCTGGGCAGCAGTGGGTGTAGCTCTCTTTCTCTACTGGGTGACCGGCGGTTTGGGAATTACTCTGGGATTTCACCGTCTTGTCACCCACCGCAGTTTTCAAACTCCCAAGTGGCTGGAATATTTCCTGGCTTTTTGTGGGACACTCGCCTGCCAAGGAGGACCATTCGAGTGGGTTGGGAACCACCGCATCCATCATTTGCACTCGGATCAAGACGCCGATCCCCATGATTCTAATAAGGGCTTCTGGTGGAGTCACATGGGTTGGATGCTTCATGATTCACCGGCTGCATCGGAAGTTCCTCGCTTCACTAAAGACATTGCAGACGACCCAGTTTATCAGTTTTTGCAAAATAATTACATTCTCATCCAGGTTGCCCTGGGTGTAGTGTTATTACTGTTAGGTGGCTGGCCGTTTGTGGTCTGGGGGATTTTTGCTCGTGTTGTTTGGGTTTATCACTGCACATGGCTAGTCAATAGTGCCACTCATAAATTTGGCTATCGTAGCCACGAATCTGGTGATAACTCGACTAACTGTTGGTGGGTAGCCTTACTCGTCTTCGGCGAAGGCTGGCACAATAACCACCATGCGTATCAATACTCCGCTCGTCACGGTTTGCAGTGGTGGGAAATCGACCTTACCTGGATGACAATTCAGTTGCTCCAAGCACTGGGTCTCGCCACCAATGTGAAACTAGTCGAGAAATCGTAG
- a CDS encoding CBS domain-containing protein — translation MDLILCHTTADFDALGAAVGLTRLLPGAKIVLTGGCHPAVRDFLALHRDEYALIERRSVNPEQIRSLTVVDTQRRDRLGVTSEWLDLPHLEQIIVYDHHLDIETDIPAAQTYVADVGATTTLVVEEMQRSQINLSPAEATVMALGIHVDTGSLTFDQATARDAIALAWLMQQGASLRVIADYIDPGLSPELQDLFTEALDRLQSETVGGYTISWVVLKTMGYVAGLSGLASRLMELTESDAFLLAARYPVGGETGDERLTIIGRSQIQGTNLNELFQPLGGGGHSQAASLSLRGVDVEATLQGLVDQLKHQIPQPPTAKELMSSPVRTIRPETTIAEAQRILLRYGHSGLSVVDAEGQLVGIISRRDIDIALHHGFSHAPVKGYMTTNLKTITPNTTLPEIEVLMVTYDIGRLPVLENGRLVGIVTRTDVLRELHQKTGVRGEGRGTRAFSLLPTPYSLLPLLRDRLAPPFWELLTRASKQAEQRGWHLYLVGGAVRDLLLAKDNHSDKLIVQDIDLVVDGFHQSADVGAGVELARALQQLYPAARLEVHGAFQTAALLWHKDPALGSLWVDIATARTEFYPYPAANPEVEASSIRQDLYRRDFTINALALRLTPPRAGELLDFFGGLLDLQAKQIRVLHSNSFIEDPTRIYRAVRFAVRLGFTIERRTEEYIRYCVASGICDRLDGESRKAQPALQTRLKSELKYILQAPYWQAALRLLADLGALQCIHPTLELDQQLWRQLHLLERCLRRLTERQGTGIGNQEIPSPLAPPWLLRLEVIIAHLSPEYRGKVAQNLQLPDESIKRLLSLEQSQARIMASLPLCQLPSQVVHLLRQYDLPMLILIALSSPGSIRRRIWRYLSDWGNVQPPLNGNDLKALGYKPGPQYREILDHLLAAKVDGIISDHASSERFLSDNYPL, via the coding sequence ATGGATTTAATTTTGTGTCATACAACCGCAGATTTTGACGCATTGGGGGCGGCAGTGGGGCTAACACGGCTGCTACCTGGAGCAAAAATTGTATTGACTGGCGGCTGCCATCCAGCTGTGCGAGATTTTTTAGCATTGCACCGAGATGAGTATGCCTTGATTGAACGCCGTTCTGTTAACCCGGAACAAATTCGTTCGCTCACTGTAGTGGATACGCAGCGGCGCGATCGCTTGGGGGTGACATCTGAGTGGTTAGACTTACCGCATCTGGAGCAAATCATTGTTTATGACCATCACCTGGATATTGAAACAGATATTCCAGCGGCTCAGACTTATGTTGCTGATGTCGGTGCCACCACAACCCTAGTTGTGGAGGAAATGCAGCGATCACAGATTAACCTTAGCCCAGCCGAAGCAACAGTGATGGCGCTGGGTATCCATGTCGATACGGGTTCGCTGACCTTTGATCAGGCGACCGCCAGGGATGCGATTGCCTTAGCGTGGTTGATGCAGCAAGGGGCAAGCTTGCGCGTCATCGCAGATTACATTGACCCTGGCTTGTCTCCCGAATTGCAGGATTTATTCACAGAGGCGTTAGATCGCCTGCAATCTGAGACTGTAGGGGGTTACACGATATCCTGGGTGGTACTTAAAACAATGGGCTATGTGGCAGGGTTATCGGGTCTTGCCTCGCGGCTGATGGAGTTAACTGAAAGTGATGCCTTCCTACTGGCAGCTAGATATCCTGTGGGAGGGGAAACAGGGGATGAACGGTTAACTATTATTGGGCGATCGCAAATCCAAGGTACCAACCTGAATGAATTGTTTCAACCACTCGGTGGCGGAGGTCATTCTCAGGCAGCATCTTTATCCCTGCGGGGGGTAGATGTAGAGGCAACCTTACAAGGATTAGTTGACCAACTCAAACACCAAATTCCTCAGCCGCCTACTGCTAAGGAGCTAATGTCATCGCCAGTCCGAACAATCCGCCCTGAAACGACCATCGCAGAAGCGCAGCGAATTCTCTTACGTTACGGACACTCTGGCTTATCGGTGGTGGATGCTGAAGGTCAGTTAGTAGGTATTATTTCGCGACGGGACATTGATATTGCCCTGCATCATGGCTTCAGCCACGCGCCTGTAAAAGGCTACATGACAACAAATTTAAAGACCATTACCCCAAATACAACGCTGCCGGAAATCGAGGTGCTAATGGTAACTTACGATATCGGTCGCCTCCCAGTTTTGGAGAATGGGCGGTTAGTCGGGATTGTCACCCGCACTGATGTGCTGCGGGAGTTGCATCAAAAAACAGGGGTGAGAGGCGAGGGGCGAGGGACGAGGGCATTTTCTCTACTTCCTACTCCCTACTCCCTCCTCCCTTTGTTGCGCGATCGCCTTGCTCCGCCGTTTTGGGAATTGCTAACTAGAGCATCAAAGCAAGCAGAACAACGAGGTTGGCATCTCTATCTGGTTGGGGGTGCGGTGCGAGACTTGCTGCTAGCTAAAGACAACCACTCTGACAAGTTGATCGTTCAAGATATTGACTTAGTGGTAGATGGCTTTCATCAGTCAGCGGATGTGGGAGCTGGTGTCGAGTTAGCCCGTGCACTACAGCAACTCTACCCAGCTGCCCGTTTAGAAGTTCACGGAGCTTTTCAAACCGCCGCTCTTTTGTGGCACAAAGACCCAGCTTTAGGCTCTCTCTGGGTAGATATTGCCACTGCTCGGACAGAATTCTATCCCTACCCAGCAGCGAATCCTGAAGTCGAAGCCAGCTCGATTCGCCAAGACCTCTATCGGCGAGATTTCACCATCAACGCCCTTGCCTTACGGCTAACGCCCCCTCGTGCTGGAGAGCTGTTAGACTTCTTTGGTGGTTTACTGGATCTACAAGCAAAGCAGATTCGAGTTTTACACTCCAATAGCTTTATCGAAGATCCCACACGGATTTATCGTGCCGTGCGGTTTGCTGTGCGGTTAGGATTTACGATTGAGCGGCGAACAGAAGAATATATCCGCTATTGCGTCGCCAGTGGGATTTGCGATCGCCTTGATGGAGAAAGCCGCAAAGCTCAACCGGCGCTCCAAACTCGGCTTAAAAGCGAACTGAAATACATCCTGCAAGCGCCCTATTGGCAAGCAGCTTTGCGGTTACTGGCAGACTTGGGCGCGCTTCAGTGCATCCATCCCACACTGGAGCTAGATCAACAGCTATGGCGACAACTGCATCTACTAGAACGCTGTCTACGGCGACTTACTGAGAGACAGGGGACAGGGATCGGAAATCAGGAAATCCCCTCGCCCCTCGCCCCTCCTTGGCTGCTGCGGTTAGAAGTGATTATTGCTCACCTGTCACCCGAATATCGAGGCAAGGTCGCCCAGAATCTGCAATTACCCGACGAAAGTATCAAACGGTTACTCTCTCTGGAACAGTCTCAAGCTAGGATAATGGCATCTTTGCCTTTGTGTCAGTTGCCAAGTCAGGTAGTGCATCTGTTACGCCAATACGACTTACCAATGCTGATTTTGATCGCTTTATCAAGTCCAGGCTCGATTCGTCGCCGGATTTGGCGGTATTTAAGTGACTGGGGAAACGTGCAGCCGCCGCTGAATGGTAATGACTTAAAGGCACTTGGCTATAAACCAGGACCACAGTACCGAGAGATTTTGGATCATCTATTGGCAGCCAAAGTTGATGGCATAATTAGCGATCACGCTTCATCTGAACGATTTTTATCAGACAACTATCCTCTCTAA
- a CDS encoding UDP-glucuronic acid decarboxylase family protein, producing the protein MRILVTGGAGFIGSHLIDWLMTDGHEVICLDNFYTGHKRNILKWLDHPYFELIRHDITEPIRLEVEQVYHLACPASPVHYQYNPVKTVKTNVMGTLNMLGLAKRVKARFLLASTSEVYGDPEVHPQTEEYRGNVNPIGIRSCYDEGKRIAETLAFDYHRQNDVEIRVARIFNTYGPRMLENDGRVVSNLVVQALKNIPLTVYGDGSQTRSFCYVSDLVEGLIRLMNGEHIGPVNLGNPDEYTILELAEAVQKLINPQAEIKFAPLPQDDPRRRRPDITRARTWLNWEPTVPLPEGLKLTVEDFRQRVKIEQPSVVSESNKSA; encoded by the coding sequence ATGAGAATTTTGGTCACTGGCGGCGCTGGATTTATTGGTTCACATCTAATAGATTGGCTGATGACAGATGGACATGAAGTTATTTGCTTAGATAACTTCTACACCGGTCACAAACGCAACATTCTCAAATGGTTGGATCATCCATACTTTGAATTAATCCGCCATGACATTACTGAACCGATTCGGTTAGAAGTCGAGCAAGTCTATCACCTGGCTTGTCCCGCTTCTCCGGTTCATTACCAGTACAATCCAGTCAAAACCGTCAAAACCAATGTGATGGGGACACTGAATATGCTGGGGCTGGCAAAGCGGGTAAAAGCTCGCTTCCTCCTCGCCTCAACCTCAGAAGTGTATGGCGACCCAGAGGTGCATCCTCAAACAGAAGAATACCGCGGTAACGTTAATCCGATTGGGATTCGTTCTTGCTATGACGAAGGCAAGCGAATCGCTGAAACCCTTGCTTTTGACTATCATCGGCAAAACGATGTTGAGATTCGAGTAGCTCGAATCTTCAACACCTATGGTCCGCGGATGTTGGAAAACGATGGTCGGGTTGTTAGCAATTTAGTCGTTCAAGCGCTAAAGAATATTCCGTTAACAGTGTATGGCGACGGTTCCCAAACCCGTAGTTTTTGCTACGTTTCTGACTTAGTGGAGGGGCTGATCCGGCTGATGAATGGTGAACATATTGGTCCGGTTAACTTAGGAAACCCAGATGAATACACAATATTAGAGCTGGCTGAGGCTGTCCAAAAACTGATAAATCCCCAAGCAGAGATTAAGTTTGCACCTCTGCCTCAAGACGATCCGCGCCGCCGCCGCCCGGATATTACACGAGCAAGAACCTGGCTAAACTGGGAGCCTACAGTTCCTCTGCCAGAAGGTTTAAAGCTGACAGTGGAAGATTTCCGTCAACGTGTCAAAATTGAGCAGCCATCAGTTGTCAGCGAGAGTAATAAGTCAGCTTAG
- the ribH gene encoding 6,7-dimethyl-8-ribityllumazine synthase: protein MAVFEGTFTQAEPLRFAIVIARFNDLVIGKLIEGCQDCLKRHGIDINPHGTQVDYVYVPGSFEVPVVARQLALTQRYDAIICLGAVIRGQTPHFDYVAGEVAKGIAAAGFQTGVPVIFGILTADTMQQALERAGIKSNKGWDYGMNALEMASLMRQLRANVTVEPYANNSQSLPASSLKSAIAADLSPASEELG, encoded by the coding sequence ATGGCAGTTTTCGAGGGAACATTTACTCAGGCAGAGCCTTTGCGGTTTGCCATAGTCATCGCTCGGTTCAATGACCTGGTAATCGGCAAGCTGATAGAGGGCTGTCAAGATTGTCTGAAACGCCATGGCATTGATATTAATCCTCATGGCACTCAGGTGGATTACGTTTATGTACCGGGCAGTTTTGAAGTACCAGTGGTGGCTCGCCAACTGGCACTCACGCAACGCTATGATGCCATAATTTGCCTCGGTGCTGTAATTCGAGGTCAAACCCCTCACTTTGATTATGTAGCCGGTGAGGTAGCCAAGGGAATTGCGGCAGCTGGGTTTCAAACTGGGGTGCCGGTGATTTTTGGAATTTTGACAGCCGATACTATGCAGCAAGCCCTAGAACGGGCAGGCATTAAAAGTAATAAGGGCTGGGACTATGGCATGAATGCCCTGGAAATGGCTAGTCTCATGCGTCAACTGCGGGCGAATGTCACAGTAGAGCCTTACGCAAATAATTCCCAGTCTTTACCTGCCTCCTCCCTCAAAAGTGCCATCGCTGCCGATTTATCTCCGGCTTCAGAGGAACTGGGCTAG
- the psbZ gene encoding photosystem II reaction center protein PsbZ translates to MFTILFQIALIALVALSFIMVVGVPVAYATPQNWVESKRFLWIGSIVWIGLVFLVGALNFLVV, encoded by the coding sequence ATGTTTACAATCCTATTCCAAATCGCCTTAATAGCTCTTGTTGCATTGTCATTTATCATGGTTGTTGGTGTCCCGGTTGCCTATGCCACTCCTCAGAATTGGGTTGAATCCAAAAGGTTCCTCTGGATTGGTTCTATCGTCTGGATTGGTCTTGTGTTTTTAGTTGGTGCCTTAAACTTTTTAGTGGTCTAA
- a CDS encoding glutamate-5-semialdehyde dehydrogenase, with the protein MTVDAFNASPALIATVRRAYQASLKLGITKGADRSRAVQEMAQAIKQSFDYILEANTLDLEASREMAVPELILDWLKLTPERLQTTVEILQRLGELSDPIRRVRHADYQLEDSQTYYQLMPLGVIALIYEAFPELGAIAAGLCIKTGNSLILRGSSEASHSNAAIAQILKSALDDTGLPAGCLELLETDQGAVIRDLVTQDQYLNLVIPYGRPSLVQQVVRQSTAPVLKSAMGNCYLYWSLSGSLETARWMILDSHQSEPDPVNAIEKVLIPRTAKPSSLVTLWNSLQDKGFEIRGDAELVEAFSGLKLAKDSEWCQAYLNKTVAFKAVDSLEAAMVWINQYSSGHADCIVTESYQESRHFALGVNSASTYINASPRFSRIPSRGDSVFLGMSNQRGHRRGLISLETLTTVKHIVQGNERF; encoded by the coding sequence ATGACAGTTGATGCTTTTAATGCTTCCCCGGCTCTGATTGCTACCGTTCGTCGCGCCTATCAAGCTTCCTTAAAATTGGGGATCACCAAGGGAGCAGATCGTAGTCGTGCTGTCCAGGAGATGGCACAAGCGATCAAGCAATCGTTTGACTACATTCTGGAAGCAAACACTTTGGACTTAGAAGCCAGCCGGGAAATGGCGGTGCCAGAGCTGATTTTAGATTGGCTGAAGCTGACTCCCGAGCGGCTCCAGACTACGGTAGAGATTCTGCAACGGTTAGGAGAGTTATCAGACCCGATTCGGCGGGTCAGACATGCTGATTATCAACTGGAAGACTCGCAGACTTACTACCAGTTGATGCCACTGGGGGTAATTGCGTTGATTTATGAAGCGTTTCCAGAGTTAGGAGCGATCGCAGCGGGTTTGTGTATCAAAACTGGTAACAGCTTGATTCTTAGAGGTAGCAGTGAAGCTAGCCATTCTAATGCAGCGATTGCCCAAATTCTGAAATCAGCGCTGGACGACACTGGGTTGCCAGCTGGATGCCTGGAACTTCTAGAGACAGATCAGGGTGCTGTAATTCGGGATTTAGTTACCCAAGACCAGTACTTAAATTTAGTAATTCCCTATGGTCGTCCCAGCTTGGTGCAGCAGGTAGTACGGCAGTCAACGGCACCTGTTTTAAAGTCAGCGATGGGTAACTGTTACCTTTACTGGTCGCTGTCAGGCAGTTTGGAGACGGCTCGCTGGATGATTTTAGACAGTCATCAGAGTGAACCAGATCCAGTGAATGCAATTGAAAAGGTATTGATTCCTCGCACAGCAAAGCCCTCATCCTTAGTAACTCTATGGAACAGCTTGCAGGACAAGGGCTTTGAAATTAGGGGAGATGCGGAACTGGTGGAGGCGTTTTCCGGATTGAAACTGGCTAAGGATTCCGAGTGGTGCCAAGCCTATTTAAACAAGACAGTTGCTTTCAAGGCGGTTGATAGTTTAGAGGCAGCGATGGTCTGGATTAATCAATACAGCAGTGGTCACGCTGACTGCATTGTTACAGAATCTTACCAAGAAAGTCGCCATTTTGCCTTGGGGGTAAACAGTGCCTCTACCTACATCAACGCTTCACCCCGCTTTTCTCGGATTCCGTCGCGGGGAGACTCAGTGTTTCTCGGTATGTCTAATCAAAGAGGACATCGCCGGGGGTTGATCAGTTTGGAAACACTGACGACAGTGAAACACATTGTTCAGGGGAACGAACGATTTTAG